From one Pirellulales bacterium genomic stretch:
- a CDS encoding glycosyltransferase family 39 protein: protein MRARIQHQLCILAAALVVFFTNLGGPRLWDDDEPRNATCAREMLARGDWIVPTFNSELRTDKPALLYWLMMGSYSLFGATEFAARFPSALLAVGTALMTYHLGRLLFRPQVGLWAGMIMATNLMFAVSARAATPDSTLIFFTTLALLIYVWSMTGGREGAFLGASCKSGWEKGTVPILPDQCLQAASESELHRAKWGQSPPDFRASMPAWPALAAMYAAMGLAVLAKGPVGTLLPCAAIGLFLTLRCMRPSVRIAPPEHATLLNNIKCWLRGLVAGLPEFIRQLPRAVWAMRPILFVAIVLAVSLPWYLLVGLKTDWQWTSGFFLKHNLERFMEPLGGHRGTILFHPLILIACFFPWSFLLPAGALQLVRKVRSGDPRSAAYLLMGTWIFVWFAVFSLAGTKLPSYVLPAYPALAVVCGAWAADWIASPAQRSAHRWVSAGLIALAAAGVGLAIGFSLAMPRWFPGVPSFGWIGAIAIAGAGVGWFFHRRKQPAMSLGSLAVTAILLAVAAFAIAAVPISRLQNGARFAEMLRQIEGKPDGIGMFHVATTGVIYYADPPLHDFKEDRQGVQTFFARAECPVLVTDAEGYNAIRPLLPPDARIIDRQPRFLKRGEMVVIGRAPSANLAAQRRATANDDATSLEALRTNDTTTHDSLRR, encoded by the coding sequence ATGCGCGCACGAATCCAACACCAACTCTGCATACTCGCCGCAGCGCTCGTGGTGTTCTTCACGAATCTCGGCGGTCCCCGGCTGTGGGACGACGACGAGCCGAGGAACGCCACCTGTGCGCGCGAGATGCTCGCCCGCGGCGATTGGATCGTGCCGACGTTCAATTCCGAGCTTCGCACCGACAAGCCCGCGCTGCTCTATTGGCTGATGATGGGCTCGTATTCGCTGTTCGGGGCGACGGAGTTCGCCGCTCGATTTCCCTCGGCGCTCTTGGCCGTGGGGACGGCGCTCATGACCTATCATCTGGGCCGGCTTTTGTTTCGCCCGCAGGTGGGGCTTTGGGCTGGCATGATCATGGCCACGAATCTCATGTTCGCGGTCTCGGCACGAGCGGCGACGCCCGACTCGACGCTGATCTTTTTCACGACGCTGGCGCTATTGATTTATGTGTGGAGCATGACCGGCGGGCGCGAGGGAGCGTTTCTCGGTGCGTCCTGCAAATCCGGCTGGGAGAAGGGGACAGTCCCCATTTTGCCCGACCAATGTCTGCAAGCCGCATCCGAGTCCGAATTGCATCGGGCAAAATGGGGACAGTCCCCTCCGGATTTTCGCGCATCCATGCCGGCGTGGCCAGCACTTGCGGCGATGTATGCGGCGATGGGCTTGGCCGTGCTCGCCAAGGGCCCGGTCGGCACGCTGCTGCCGTGCGCGGCGATCGGGCTGTTTCTCACGCTGCGCTGCATGAGGCCGAGCGTGCGCATCGCGCCGCCTGAGCACGCAACGCTGCTCAATAATATCAAATGCTGGCTGCGCGGCTTGGTGGCCGGGCTGCCGGAATTCATAAGACAGCTTCCGCGGGCGGTTTGGGCGATGCGGCCGATTCTTTTCGTGGCAATCGTATTGGCAGTTTCCCTGCCTTGGTACTTGCTGGTTGGCCTGAAGACCGACTGGCAATGGACGAGCGGCTTTTTTCTCAAACACAATCTCGAGCGGTTCATGGAGCCGCTTGGCGGGCATCGCGGGACGATCCTATTCCATCCGCTGATTCTGATCGCCTGTTTCTTTCCGTGGTCGTTTCTGCTGCCAGCCGGAGCGTTGCAACTCGTGCGGAAGGTACGGTCGGGCGATCCTCGGAGCGCGGCGTATTTGCTGATGGGAACCTGGATCTTCGTGTGGTTTGCCGTTTTTTCACTGGCCGGGACGAAGCTGCCCAGCTATGTGCTGCCCGCCTATCCGGCCCTGGCCGTCGTTTGCGGCGCCTGGGCGGCCGATTGGATCGCCTCCCCGGCACAGCGCTCCGCGCATCGCTGGGTGTCCGCCGGTTTGATCGCGCTGGCCGCAGCCGGCGTCGGATTGGCGATCGGCTTTAGCCTGGCGATGCCGCGATGGTTTCCGGGCGTGCCGAGTTTTGGCTGGATCGGTGCGATCGCGATTGCCGGAGCGGGAGTGGGCTGGTTCTTCCATCGGCGGAAGCAGCCTGCCATGTCGCTCGGATCGCTGGCGGTCACTGCGATCTTGCTGGCCGTGGCGGCATTCGCGATCGCCGCCGTTCCAATCAGCCGCCTGCAAAACGGGGCCCGGTTCGCCGAAATGTTGCGGCAAATCGAGGGCAAGCCGGATGGGATCGGGATGTTCCATGTGGCCACGACCGGTGTTATCTACTACGCCGACCCGCCGCTTCACGATTTCAAGGAAGATCGCCAGGGCGTGCAAACGTTCTTCGCTCGCGCGGAATGCCCGGTCCTGGTGACCGACGCGGAGGGTTACAACGCGATCCGCCCGCTGCTCCCTCCAGACGCCCGGATCATCGACCGCCAGCCGCGGTTCTTGAAGCGCGGCGAGATGGTGGTGATCGGCCGCGCGCCGTCGGCGAATCTCGCGGCCCAGCGCCGCGCGACCGCCAATGATGACGCCACGTCGCTCGAAGCCCTTCGAACCAACGACACCACAACACATGACTCGCTGCGGCGCTAA
- a CDS encoding IS4 family transposase produces LGGFLGRRHDGQPGVKTLWRGWRRLTDLVIGYRLPRGP; encoded by the coding sequence AACTGGGAGGATTTCTCGGCCGTCGTCATGATGGTCAACCCGGTGTAAAAACTCTCTGGCGTGGCTGGCGTCGGCTCACTGACTTGGTCATAGGCTACCGACTCCCCCGCGGACCATGA
- a CDS encoding peptidase, which produces MQRRTFLKQTATAAGAIAAASATAPLLLGTEDKAGSKNAVIGQGEFRYECLHDWGELPKHIKWETTHGVTIDEAGFIYIKHQGHSKNPKDGMDTIVVFDPTGKFVRSFGREYYPGGHGIDIRKEDGEEFLYLCDIDHCTVSKTNLKGELVWKFGYLKIPHVYKQFGKFKPTNVAFHPDGGFYVGDGYGSHYIHQFDKDARWIRTFGGEGTEPGKFKTPHGLWLDDRPGREPSLVVADRANARLQYLSLEGKPLSMIHDVLFPAHFDIRGDVLLVPDLYARVSLFGRDNKLIVHLGDDAAWIADVKKMQIRKDPSRWQAGKFVHPHDACFDKDGNIFVTEWVETGRVTMLRKVS; this is translated from the coding sequence ATGCAACGCCGCACTTTTCTCAAGCAAACCGCTACCGCCGCGGGCGCCATCGCCGCCGCTTCCGCGACCGCTCCCTTGCTCCTCGGCACGGAAGATAAGGCCGGCTCGAAGAACGCCGTTATCGGCCAAGGCGAGTTTCGCTACGAATGCTTGCACGACTGGGGCGAATTGCCCAAACACATCAAGTGGGAAACCACGCACGGCGTGACGATCGACGAGGCCGGGTTCATCTACATCAAGCATCAAGGGCATAGCAAGAACCCGAAGGACGGCATGGACACGATCGTTGTGTTCGATCCGACTGGAAAGTTCGTCCGCTCCTTCGGCCGAGAATACTACCCCGGCGGCCACGGCATCGACATCCGCAAGGAAGACGGAGAGGAATTCCTCTATCTGTGCGATATCGACCACTGCACGGTGTCGAAGACCAATCTCAAAGGAGAGCTGGTCTGGAAATTCGGCTATCTCAAGATTCCGCACGTGTACAAGCAGTTCGGCAAGTTCAAGCCGACGAACGTGGCCTTTCATCCGGACGGCGGGTTCTACGTCGGCGATGGCTACGGCTCGCACTATATCCATCAATTCGACAAAGACGCCCGCTGGATTCGCACCTTCGGCGGCGAAGGGACCGAGCCGGGGAAATTCAAAACGCCGCACGGCCTCTGGCTCGATGACCGGCCGGGGCGCGAGCCGTCGCTCGTGGTAGCCGATCGGGCCAACGCCCGGCTGCAATACCTATCGCTCGAAGGCAAGCCGCTGAGCATGATCCACGACGTGCTGTTCCCCGCCCATTTCGATATCCGCGGCGACGTGCTGCTTGTGCCCGACCTCTATGCCCGCGTCTCGCTTTTCGGTCGCGACAACAAGCTGATCGTGCATCTCGGCGACGACGCGGCCTGGATCGCGGACGTGAAGAAGATGCAAATTCGCAAAGACCCCAGCCGCTGGCAGGCGGGCAAATTCGTCCACCCGCACGACGCCTGCTTCGACAAAGACGGCAACATCTTCGTCACCGAATGGGTCGAGACTGGGCGAGTGACGATGCTGCGAAAGGTGAGTTAA
- a CDS encoding type II toxin-antitoxin system VapC family toxin: MRILIDTNVLVRLAHLGDPDQPVADKALNSLRTQQHALRLVPQVIYEFWSVASRPVDRNGLDLPVGSINTLVNEWKVLFPVLRDERAILEIWQHLALQYRVRGKQAHDARLVAAMQRHGLTHILTFNPADFQRYADITILDPQNVAAS, translated from the coding sequence ATGAGGATCCTCATCGACACGAATGTGCTGGTGAGGCTCGCGCATTTAGGTGATCCTGACCAACCGGTAGCGGACAAGGCGCTCAACTCGCTCCGAACGCAGCAGCACGCGCTCCGTCTCGTTCCCCAAGTGATATATGAGTTTTGGTCCGTGGCGTCGCGCCCTGTCGACCGGAACGGCTTGGACCTGCCCGTCGGCTCGATCAACACTTTGGTTAACGAGTGGAAAGTGCTCTTTCCGGTATTGCGCGACGAGCGCGCCATTTTGGAAATATGGCAGCACTTGGCTCTCCAATACCGGGTACGGGGCAAGCAAGCCCACGATGCGCGGCTCGTCGCCGCGATGCAACGCCACGGCCTCACGCACATCCTTACGTTCAATCCCGCCGACTTTCAGCGCTATGCTGACATCACGATTCTCGATCCGCAAAATGTGGCGGCGTCATAA